GTGGAGCCAACTCCCCATCCCGACCTCGGCACACCCCTTTTGCTTGTTCCGCACGTAGGCAGCGCTCGCCTTGTTGTCCCCGATCAGGACCACGGCGAGCCCGGGCGGGCGCTTGCCGGCAGCGGTGCGGGCGGCCACGGCTGCCGCGATCTCGACCCGCATCGTCTGGGCCAGCTGCTTGCCGTCGAGAACCCGCGCGGTCATGCAAAGCCTCCGTCAATTTTTTCGCCGCAGATACACGCGGATGAACGCGGATCAGAAGAAAGATCAAACAAGAATCCTATTTTCTAATCTCTGTTCTGATCCGCGTTCATCCGCGTGTATCTACGGCGAAAATTCCTGTTCGCGCTTACAGCCCGAGCCGCTCGCACAACCGCGGGAGCGTCTGCCCGGACGGTCCGAAGACGCAGATATCAGCTTGCGAGCTGGCCTCGGTCTGGGTCAGGTTGAACTCGATCACGGTCCCCGGGACCGGCTTGAGCGAGCGGTCCCCCTTGGCGATCGGGATCAGGCTGGCGGCCGGGTATACGACCGCGGACGTGCCGGCCACGAGCAACACGTCGGCCTCGTGGGCCGCGAACATCGCCGCTTCCCACACGCCCTCCGGCAGCGCCTCGTGGAACCAGACGATGTCCGGGCGGAGCATCGCGGTACAGGTCGGGCACGCCGGCAGGTCGCCCAGGTCGAGCAGCCCGCGGTCCTCGATCTTCTTACAGCCGGTACAGCGGGTGCGGTACAGGCTGCCGTGGATTTCGAGAACCTTCTTACTTCCGGCGAACCTGTGCAACCCGTCCACGTTCTGCGTGACCAGTGTAAACTTGTCGCCCCACCGCTGCTCCAGTTTCACAAGCGCGAGGTGGCCGGGGTTGGGCCGCACGGTGCGGACGTTCGCGCGGCGGGCGTTGTAGAACTTCCACACCAGTCCCGGGTCTTTCCGAAACCCGGTCGGCGTGGCCACGTCCTCAATGCGGTGCCCTTCCCAGAGCCCGTCGCTGGCGCGGAAGGTCGGCACCCCACTCTCAGCTGACACCCCGGCTCCGGTGAGGACCGCCACGGACTTCGCGGCTTTCAGCGCGCCCGCGGCGCGGTCGAGGGCTTCGTTCAAAACGCGAT
This portion of the Fimbriiglobus ruber genome encodes:
- a CDS encoding SIR2 family NAD-dependent protein deacylase, producing the protein MSDTADRVLNEALDRAAGALKAAKSVAVLTGAGVSAESGVPTFRASDGLWEGHRIEDVATPTGFRKDPGLVWKFYNARRANVRTVRPNPGHLALVKLEQRWGDKFTLVTQNVDGLHRFAGSKKVLEIHGSLYRTRCTGCKKIEDRGLLDLGDLPACPTCTAMLRPDIVWFHEALPEGVWEAAMFAAHEADVLLVAGTSAVVYPAASLIPIAKGDRSLKPVPGTVIEFNLTQTEASSQADICVFGPSGQTLPRLCERLGL